From the genome of Spirosomataceae bacterium TFI 002, one region includes:
- a CDS encoding pectate lyase, with translation MKNIILSILAFSSFAFASFGQQLAFPTAEGYGKYSKGGRGGVVFEVTNLNDTGKGSLRAAVEAEGARIVIFRISGTIDLQSPLVVKNPYLTIAGQTAPGDGICLKRNPLVIEADHVIIRYIRLRLGNESGEDADAVSSRYVKHLILDHVSASWSVDETMSIYHCDSITVQWCIISESMFNSNHIKGAHGFGGIWGSNFGSYHHNLIASHGSRNPRMASGSGYTDYRNNVLYNWGYSSCYGGENQQAGNDKFNFSKFNIVANYYKSGPATSPGETSSRLVNPSMRKVTSDFGKWYVAGNVIEGNEKVTANNWDGGVQPSGGAENLKYVKMESPWEAMPINQQSAEEAYKLVLENAGAILPKRDVVDQRIVKDAKEGVATYEGASYKKSKSLKDVSKKSGIIDTQSDVGGWPILKSKVAPVDTDHDGMPDAWEKKNNLNISNPEDRNGNAGDGYTWLERYINSLQ, from the coding sequence ATGAAAAATATCATTTTAAGCATATTGGCATTCTCTTCTTTTGCCTTTGCATCTTTTGGTCAACAGTTGGCGTTTCCAACTGCGGAAGGCTATGGAAAATACTCAAAAGGTGGTCGTGGAGGTGTGGTTTTTGAAGTAACAAACCTTAATGACACTGGTAAAGGAAGTTTAAGAGCAGCCGTTGAAGCTGAGGGTGCAAGAATAGTCATTTTTAGAATTTCGGGGACGATTGACCTTCAAAGTCCTCTTGTTGTAAAAAATCCTTATTTAACTATTGCAGGGCAAACAGCTCCAGGAGACGGTATTTGTTTGAAAAGAAACCCTTTAGTAATTGAAGCAGATCACGTTATCATCAGATACATTCGCTTGAGGCTAGGCAATGAGTCTGGTGAAGATGCAGATGCCGTTTCAAGCAGATATGTAAAGCATCTTATTTTGGATCATGTTTCTGCAAGTTGGAGTGTAGATGAGACCATGTCAATTTATCATTGTGATAGTATTACTGTACAGTGGTGTATCATTTCAGAAAGCATGTTTAACTCTAATCACATCAAGGGAGCACACGGTTTTGGTGGAATATGGGGTTCGAACTTTGGTTCTTATCACCATAATTTAATCGCTTCTCACGGAAGTCGAAATCCTAGAATGGCATCGGGTTCTGGATATACAGACTACAGAAACAATGTGTTATACAATTGGGGTTACAGCAGTTGCTATGGAGGAGAAAATCAGCAAGCGGGCAACGATAAGTTCAATTTTTCAAAATTCAATATTGTAGCTAATTATTACAAATCAGGCCCTGCAACAAGTCCGGGTGAAACTTCATCACGATTGGTAAATCCTTCAATGCGAAAGGTTACTTCAGATTTTGGTAAATGGTATGTAGCTGGCAATGTGATAGAAGGTAATGAAAAAGTTACAGCCAATAACTGGGACGGTGGAGTGCAACCATCTGGTGGTGCGGAAAATCTTAAGTACGTGAAAATGGAGAGCCCTTGGGAAGCGATGCCAATCAATCAGCAATCTGCCGAAGAGGCATATAAGTTGGTCTTAGAAAACGCAGGAGCCATATTACCAAAAAGAGATGTGGTTGACCAAAGAATAGTGAAAGATGCGAAAGAGGGAGTTGCTACTTACGAAGGTGCTTCTTATAAGAAGAGTAAAAGCCTAAAAGATGTTTCTAAGAAATCAGGAATTATAGATACTCAGTCTGACGTGGGAGGCTGGCCAATACTAAAAAGTAAAGTAGCTCCAGTTGACACCGATCACGACGGTATGCCAGATGCGTGGGAAAAGAAGAATAACCTAAACATATCAAATCCAGAAGATAGAAATGGAAATGCTGGAGATGGGTACACATGGTTAGAGAGGTACATTAATTCGTTGCAGT